A genomic region of Hirundo rustica isolate bHirRus1 chromosome 12, bHirRus1.pri.v3, whole genome shotgun sequence contains the following coding sequences:
- the ARHGEF3 gene encoding rho guanine nucleotide exchange factor 3 isoform X3, whose translation MVLDGFFNLTWKEPSNKRVKPLSRVTSLASLLPPVRATPLKRFSQSLQRSISFRSESRPDLFSPRPWARNAAPANSKRRDSKLWSETFDVCVNHMLTAKEIKRQEAIFELSQGEEDLIEDLKLAKKAYHDPMLKLSIMTEQELNQIFGTLDSLIPLHEDLLRRLQEVRKPDGSTDHVGHILVGWLPCLNSYDSYCSNQVAAKALLDHKKQDHRVQDFLQRCLESPFSRKLDLWNFLDIPRSRLVKYPLLLREILRHTPNDHPDQQHLEEAINIIQGIVAEINIKTGESECQYYKERLIYLEEGQRDSLIDNSRAVCCHGELKNNRGVKLHVFLFEEVLVITRAVTQSTHLCYQLYRQPMPVRELVLEDLQDGEVRLGGSIRGAFSNNERIKNFFRVSFKNGSQSQTHCLQANDSFNKQQWLNCIRQAKERAACAGRAGGLAAPVLVSPGGRGAPQGDAAPEQMEQSDCESDCSMDTGEHVEQASACESHRQTETNV comes from the exons ATGGTGTTGGATGGGTTTTTTAACCTCACTTGGAAG gagcccagTAACAAACGGGTCAAGCCCCTTTCCAGAGTCACATCCCTGGCCAGCCTCCTCCCTCCGGTGCGAGCCACTCCACTGAAGCGCTTCAGCCAGAGTCTGCAG CGGTCCATCAGCTTCCGCAGCGAGAGTCGCCCCGACCTGTTCAGCCCACGGCCGTGGGCTCGAAATGCAGCCCCTGCTAACAGCAAGAGGAGAGACAGCAAGCTGTGGAGCGAGACCTTCGATGTCTGTGTCAATCACATGCTGACAGCCAAGGAAATCAAGCGGCAAGAG GCTATCTTTGAACTTTCCCAGGGAGAAGAAGACTTGATAGAAGATCTGAAGTTGGCAAAAAAg gcttATCATGACCCAATGCTTAAGCTTTCCATAATGACAGAGCAAGAGCTGAACCAAATTTTTGGAACACTGGACTCTCTAATTCCTCTGCATGAAG ATCTTCTTAGGCGACTCCAAGAAGTCAGGAAACCTGATGGATCCACGGATCATGTCGGCCACATCCTCGTGGGCTGG CTTCCATGCCTGAACTCCTACGACAGCTACTGCAGCAATCAAGTAGCAGCCAAAGCTTTATTGGATCACAAGAAACAAGATCACAGAGTGCAGGATTTCCTGCAGCGCTGCTTGGAGTCTCCTTTCAGCCGCAAGCTGGACCTTTGGAATTTCCTTGATATCCCCAGAAGCCGTTTGGTTAAATACCCgctgctgctcagagaaatTCTGAGACACACACCAAATGATCATCCAGATCAACAGCATCTGGAAGAAGCT ATAAATATAATTCAGGGCATTGTGGCTGAAATCAACATAAAGACTGGTGAATCTGAATGCCAGTATTACAAAGAGAGACTTATTTATCTTGAAGAAGGCCAAAGGGATTCACTGATTGATAATTCACGTGCTGTGTGTTGTCATGGGGAACTGAAGAACAACAGGGGAGTG AAACTGCACGTCTTCCTCTTTGAGGAGGTGCTGGTGATCACTCGGGCCGTGACCCAGAGCACCCACCTGTGCTACCAGCTGTACCGGCAGCCCATGCCCgtcagggagctggtgctggaggacCTGCAGGACGGGGAGGTGCGCCTGGGTGGATCCATACGTGGAGCGTTCAGCAACAACGAGAGAA TCAAGAACTTCTTTAGAGTCAGCTTCAAAAATGGATCCCAAAGCCAGACTCACTGTCTCCAAGCCAATGACTCCTTCAACAAGCAGCAGTGGCTGAACTGCATCCGGCAGGCCAAGGAGAGGGCCGCGTGTGCGGGCAGGGCTGGCGGGCTGGCGGCGCCTGTCCTTGTGTCCCCCGGCGGCCGCGGAGCGCCCCAGGGAGACGCTGCCCCGGAGCAGATGGAGCAGTCGGACTGCGAGTCCGACTGCAGCATGGACACCGGCGAGCACGTGGAGCAGGCCAGCGCCTGCGAGAGCCACAGGCAAACAGAAACCAACGTTTGA
- the ARHGEF3 gene encoding rho guanine nucleotide exchange factor 3 isoform X1, with protein sequence MGFLTSLGRFGSFSVAFCMCCSRSIKCQMEVRKPREPSNKRVKPLSRVTSLASLLPPVRATPLKRFSQSLQRSISFRSESRPDLFSPRPWARNAAPANSKRRDSKLWSETFDVCVNHMLTAKEIKRQEAIFELSQGEEDLIEDLKLAKKAYHDPMLKLSIMTEQELNQIFGTLDSLIPLHEDLLRRLQEVRKPDGSTDHVGHILVGWLPCLNSYDSYCSNQVAAKALLDHKKQDHRVQDFLQRCLESPFSRKLDLWNFLDIPRSRLVKYPLLLREILRHTPNDHPDQQHLEEAINIIQGIVAEINIKTGESECQYYKERLIYLEEGQRDSLIDNSRAVCCHGELKNNRGVKLHVFLFEEVLVITRAVTQSTHLCYQLYRQPMPVRELVLEDLQDGEVRLGGSIRGAFSNNERIKNFFRVSFKNGSQSQTHCLQANDSFNKQQWLNCIRQAKERAACAGRAGGLAAPVLVSPGGRGAPQGDAAPEQMEQSDCESDCSMDTGEHVEQASACESHRQTETNV encoded by the exons ATGGGTTTTTTAACCTCACTTGGAAGGTTTGGCtctttttctgttgccttttgcATGTGCTGTTCGAGATCCATTAAATGTCAGATGGAGGTTAGGAAGCCAAGG gagcccagTAACAAACGGGTCAAGCCCCTTTCCAGAGTCACATCCCTGGCCAGCCTCCTCCCTCCGGTGCGAGCCACTCCACTGAAGCGCTTCAGCCAGAGTCTGCAG CGGTCCATCAGCTTCCGCAGCGAGAGTCGCCCCGACCTGTTCAGCCCACGGCCGTGGGCTCGAAATGCAGCCCCTGCTAACAGCAAGAGGAGAGACAGCAAGCTGTGGAGCGAGACCTTCGATGTCTGTGTCAATCACATGCTGACAGCCAAGGAAATCAAGCGGCAAGAG GCTATCTTTGAACTTTCCCAGGGAGAAGAAGACTTGATAGAAGATCTGAAGTTGGCAAAAAAg gcttATCATGACCCAATGCTTAAGCTTTCCATAATGACAGAGCAAGAGCTGAACCAAATTTTTGGAACACTGGACTCTCTAATTCCTCTGCATGAAG ATCTTCTTAGGCGACTCCAAGAAGTCAGGAAACCTGATGGATCCACGGATCATGTCGGCCACATCCTCGTGGGCTGG CTTCCATGCCTGAACTCCTACGACAGCTACTGCAGCAATCAAGTAGCAGCCAAAGCTTTATTGGATCACAAGAAACAAGATCACAGAGTGCAGGATTTCCTGCAGCGCTGCTTGGAGTCTCCTTTCAGCCGCAAGCTGGACCTTTGGAATTTCCTTGATATCCCCAGAAGCCGTTTGGTTAAATACCCgctgctgctcagagaaatTCTGAGACACACACCAAATGATCATCCAGATCAACAGCATCTGGAAGAAGCT ATAAATATAATTCAGGGCATTGTGGCTGAAATCAACATAAAGACTGGTGAATCTGAATGCCAGTATTACAAAGAGAGACTTATTTATCTTGAAGAAGGCCAAAGGGATTCACTGATTGATAATTCACGTGCTGTGTGTTGTCATGGGGAACTGAAGAACAACAGGGGAGTG AAACTGCACGTCTTCCTCTTTGAGGAGGTGCTGGTGATCACTCGGGCCGTGACCCAGAGCACCCACCTGTGCTACCAGCTGTACCGGCAGCCCATGCCCgtcagggagctggtgctggaggacCTGCAGGACGGGGAGGTGCGCCTGGGTGGATCCATACGTGGAGCGTTCAGCAACAACGAGAGAA TCAAGAACTTCTTTAGAGTCAGCTTCAAAAATGGATCCCAAAGCCAGACTCACTGTCTCCAAGCCAATGACTCCTTCAACAAGCAGCAGTGGCTGAACTGCATCCGGCAGGCCAAGGAGAGGGCCGCGTGTGCGGGCAGGGCTGGCGGGCTGGCGGCGCCTGTCCTTGTGTCCCCCGGCGGCCGCGGAGCGCCCCAGGGAGACGCTGCCCCGGAGCAGATGGAGCAGTCGGACTGCGAGTCCGACTGCAGCATGGACACCGGCGAGCACGTGGAGCAGGCCAGCGCCTGCGAGAGCCACAGGCAAACAGAAACCAACGTTTGA
- the ARHGEF3 gene encoding rho guanine nucleotide exchange factor 3 isoform X2, with protein MVAKDYPFYLSAKRTNFALEAQTAPGPAKETEEPSNKRVKPLSRVTSLASLLPPVRATPLKRFSQSLQRSISFRSESRPDLFSPRPWARNAAPANSKRRDSKLWSETFDVCVNHMLTAKEIKRQEAIFELSQGEEDLIEDLKLAKKAYHDPMLKLSIMTEQELNQIFGTLDSLIPLHEDLLRRLQEVRKPDGSTDHVGHILVGWLPCLNSYDSYCSNQVAAKALLDHKKQDHRVQDFLQRCLESPFSRKLDLWNFLDIPRSRLVKYPLLLREILRHTPNDHPDQQHLEEAINIIQGIVAEINIKTGESECQYYKERLIYLEEGQRDSLIDNSRAVCCHGELKNNRGVKLHVFLFEEVLVITRAVTQSTHLCYQLYRQPMPVRELVLEDLQDGEVRLGGSIRGAFSNNERIKNFFRVSFKNGSQSQTHCLQANDSFNKQQWLNCIRQAKERAACAGRAGGLAAPVLVSPGGRGAPQGDAAPEQMEQSDCESDCSMDTGEHVEQASACESHRQTETNV; from the exons gagcccagTAACAAACGGGTCAAGCCCCTTTCCAGAGTCACATCCCTGGCCAGCCTCCTCCCTCCGGTGCGAGCCACTCCACTGAAGCGCTTCAGCCAGAGTCTGCAG CGGTCCATCAGCTTCCGCAGCGAGAGTCGCCCCGACCTGTTCAGCCCACGGCCGTGGGCTCGAAATGCAGCCCCTGCTAACAGCAAGAGGAGAGACAGCAAGCTGTGGAGCGAGACCTTCGATGTCTGTGTCAATCACATGCTGACAGCCAAGGAAATCAAGCGGCAAGAG GCTATCTTTGAACTTTCCCAGGGAGAAGAAGACTTGATAGAAGATCTGAAGTTGGCAAAAAAg gcttATCATGACCCAATGCTTAAGCTTTCCATAATGACAGAGCAAGAGCTGAACCAAATTTTTGGAACACTGGACTCTCTAATTCCTCTGCATGAAG ATCTTCTTAGGCGACTCCAAGAAGTCAGGAAACCTGATGGATCCACGGATCATGTCGGCCACATCCTCGTGGGCTGG CTTCCATGCCTGAACTCCTACGACAGCTACTGCAGCAATCAAGTAGCAGCCAAAGCTTTATTGGATCACAAGAAACAAGATCACAGAGTGCAGGATTTCCTGCAGCGCTGCTTGGAGTCTCCTTTCAGCCGCAAGCTGGACCTTTGGAATTTCCTTGATATCCCCAGAAGCCGTTTGGTTAAATACCCgctgctgctcagagaaatTCTGAGACACACACCAAATGATCATCCAGATCAACAGCATCTGGAAGAAGCT ATAAATATAATTCAGGGCATTGTGGCTGAAATCAACATAAAGACTGGTGAATCTGAATGCCAGTATTACAAAGAGAGACTTATTTATCTTGAAGAAGGCCAAAGGGATTCACTGATTGATAATTCACGTGCTGTGTGTTGTCATGGGGAACTGAAGAACAACAGGGGAGTG AAACTGCACGTCTTCCTCTTTGAGGAGGTGCTGGTGATCACTCGGGCCGTGACCCAGAGCACCCACCTGTGCTACCAGCTGTACCGGCAGCCCATGCCCgtcagggagctggtgctggaggacCTGCAGGACGGGGAGGTGCGCCTGGGTGGATCCATACGTGGAGCGTTCAGCAACAACGAGAGAA TCAAGAACTTCTTTAGAGTCAGCTTCAAAAATGGATCCCAAAGCCAGACTCACTGTCTCCAAGCCAATGACTCCTTCAACAAGCAGCAGTGGCTGAACTGCATCCGGCAGGCCAAGGAGAGGGCCGCGTGTGCGGGCAGGGCTGGCGGGCTGGCGGCGCCTGTCCTTGTGTCCCCCGGCGGCCGCGGAGCGCCCCAGGGAGACGCTGCCCCGGAGCAGATGGAGCAGTCGGACTGCGAGTCCGACTGCAGCATGGACACCGGCGAGCACGTGGAGCAGGCCAGCGCCTGCGAGAGCCACAGGCAAACAGAAACCAACGTTTGA